A window of Synchiropus splendidus isolate RoL2022-P1 chromosome 9, RoL_Sspl_1.0, whole genome shotgun sequence contains these coding sequences:
- the dicer1 gene encoding endoribonuclease Dicer isoform X3, with the protein MAGLKLITPATSSMGPFFALPWQQEAIHDNIYTPRKYQVELLEAALEHNTIVCLNSGSGKTFIAVLLTKELSHQIRGDYKENAKRTIFLVNSASSVGQQATVIRTHSDLQVGEYTDLVGSLSWTDEQWTHEIASHQVLVMTCHTFLQILRNKVLPLSQINLVVFDDCHLAIADHPYRNVMELFDGSSCPRILGLTASILNGKCNPSKLEEKIQNLERILKSNAETATDLVVLDRHASQPREVVLDCGTYLDESGLSSCLLRELDGALDFLSDCNIAVPIEEKDPTLISKQILCDCRVVLQVLGPWSADKAAGIMVRELQKYIKHELDDFNRRFLLFTETILRKIHALCEVHFSPASLDLRFVTPKVLKLLEILHEYKPFERQQFESVEWYNNRNQDNYVSWSDSEDEEVETKERPEANFPSPFTNILCGIIFVERRYTAVVLNRLIKEAGKQDPELAYINNNFITGHSICKNQPRNKQMEIEFRKQEEVLRKFRAHETNLLIATSIVEEGVDIPKCNLVVRFDLPSEYRSYVQSKGRARAPVSNYIMLADSERTKSFEDDLSTYKAIEKILRNKCSKSVEMEVPR; encoded by the exons ATGGCTGGCCTAAAACTCATCACCCCTGCAACATCATCCATGGGGCCCTTTTTTGCTCTTCCGTGGCAGCAGGAGGCAATCCATGACAACATCTACACACCGCGGAAGTACCAG GTAGAACTTCTCGAGGCAGCTTTGGAACATAATACTATTGTATGCTTGAACAGTGGCTCAGGGAAGACATTTATTGCAGTACTGCTAACAAAAGAACTCTCACACCAAATACGTGGGGATTACAAAGAGAATGCAAAAAGGACTATATTTCTAGTGAACTCAG CTTCCTCTGTTGGCCAGCAAGCAACAGTCATCCGCACTCACTCTGACCTCCAGGTGGGAGAATATACAGATTTAGTGGGGAGTTTGTCATGGACAGACGAACAGTGGACTCACGAGATTGCCAGTCACCAG GTCTTGGTAATGACTTGTCATACATTTCTCCAGATATTGAGAAATAAAGTCTTACCTCTGTCACAAATAAACCTTGTGGTTTTTGATGATTGCCACCTGGCGATCGCAGACCATCCTTACCGCAATGTCATGGAG CTGTTTGATGGCTCTTCCTGTCCTCGTATCCTGGGTCTCACAGCTTCCATTCTCAATGGCAAGTGCAACCCATCGAAATTGGAGGAGAAGATCCAGAATCTTGAGAGAATCTTGAAAAGCAATGCTGAAACTGCAACTGACCTCGTGGTCCTTGACAG ACATGCCTCTCAGCCACGAGAGGTTGTGCTGGACTGTGGAACCTATTTGGATGAGAGCGGTCTGTCCTCCTGTTTGCTGCGGGAGCTGGATGGTGCACTTGACTTTCTCAGTGACTGCAATATCGCTGTTCCCATTGAAGAAAAGGATCCCACTTTGATTTCTAAGCAg ATTCTTTGCGACTGCCGAGTTGTCTTGCAAGTGCTGGGACCTTGGTCTGCAGATAAAGCAGCAGGCATCATGGTTCGTGAACTGCAGAAGTACATCAAACATGAGTTGGATGATTTCAATCGCAGATTCCTGCTCTTCACTGAAACCATTCTGCGTAAAATTCATGCCCTCTGTGAGGTGCACTTTTCTCCTGCCTCCCTGGACCTCAGATTTGTCACGCCAAAGGTCCTCAAACTGTTGGAGATTTTGCATGAATACAAGCCTTTTGAGAGGCAGCAGTTTGAGAGTGTAGAATGGTACAACAATCGGAATCAGGACAACTATGTCTCATGGAGtgactcagaagatgaagaggTTGAGACAAAAGAAAGGCCTGAGGCAAACTTCCCTTCTCCTTTTACCAACATATTGTGCGGAATCATCTTCGTGGAGAGGCGATACACAGCTGTGGTCCTCAATCG TCTTATCAAGGAAGCAGGGAAGCAAGATCCAGAACTGGCCTACATAAACAACAACTTCATTACTGGCCATAGTATTTGCAAGAACCAGCCCCGTAACAAGCAGATGGAGATAGAATTCAGGAAACAAGAGGAG GTGCTACGAAAGTTCCGGGCACATGAAACCAACCTGCTTATTGCTACTAGCATTGTGGAGGAAGGAGTGGACATTCCAAAGTGCAACTTGGTGGTGCGCTTTGACCTCCCATCAGAGTACCGGTCATATGTCCAGTCTAAAGGCAGAGCCCGGGCTCCTGTCTCCAACTACATTATGTTGGCAGATAGTGAGAGGACAAAGTCCTTTGAAGACGATCTCTCAACATATAAGGCCATAGAGAAG ATTTTGAGGAACAAGTGTTCAAAGTCAGTGGAG ATGGAGGTCCCCAGGTAA